A genomic stretch from Juglans microcarpa x Juglans regia isolate MS1-56 chromosome 3S, Jm3101_v1.0, whole genome shotgun sequence includes:
- the LOC121258735 gene encoding protein FAR1-RELATED SEQUENCE 5-like, which yields MNLKDFVDQFDNALKKKIENENAADFHSFSVTTLCISRSPIEKRFQELYTNSKFKEVQQQITGMIDMNPKLHQSDGAMKTYLLKDEVHLAEFTKLVTYYVDFNEVDSAAKCSCGLFQMREILCRHILAVFRCNEIKFLPDSYVLDQWTKDIKRRYTLIHSSYDAGKQQTDTNRYSEMLNICYQMITIAAGSKEHT from the coding sequence ATGAACCTGAAAGATTTTGTCGACCAGTTTGATAatgcattgaaaaaaaaaattgagaatgaaaatgccGCAGACTTCCACTCATTTAGTGTCACAACCCTCTGCATATCTAGATCTCCAATTGAGAAGAGGTTTCAAGAGTTGTACACAAATTCGAAATTCAAGGAAGTACAACAACAAATTACCGGCATGATCGATATGAATCCAAAGTTACATCAGAGTGATGGTGCAATGAAGACTTATCTTCTAAAGGATGAAGTTCATTTGGCAGAGTTCACTAAACTAGTTACATATTATGTGGACTTTAATGAAGTAGATTCAGCTGCAAAGTGTTCTTGTGGATTATTCCAGATGAGGGAGATATTATGTAGGCACATTTTGGCCGTATTCAGATGTAACGAGATTAAATTTTTGCCAGATAGTTACGTTTTAGATCAATGGACGAAGGATATCAAACGGCGATATACGTTGATCCACAGTAGCTATGATGCGGGGAAACAACAAACAGATACTAATAGATATTCGGAGATGTTGAATATCTGCTATCAGATGATTACTATTGCAGCAGGTTCGAAAGAGCATACTTAG